From the genome of Nakamurella flavida:
CCAGCCCTCGCCGATGGTCTCGGTGATCAGGCCCGAGAGCCCCGGGTTGGCCAGCCGGACGAACCGGCGGGGGGTGACGCCGTTGGTGACGTTGGTGAACTTCTCCGGCCAGTGGGCGGAGAAGTCGGTCAGCACCTTGTCGCGGAGCAGCTGGCTGTGCAGCTCGGCCACGCCGTTGACCTTGGTGCCGACGACGGTGGCCAGGTACGCCATCCGGACGGCGCGCTCCGGGTGCTCCTGGATGATCGACATCCGCCGCACCCGCAGCTCGTCGCCCGGGTAGGCCTCGCGCAGATCGGCCAGGAACTCGTCGTTGAGCCGGTAGATGATCTCCAGGTGTCGCGGCAGCAGCCGGCCGAGCAGCTCCACCGACCAGACCTCGAGCGCCTCGGGCAGCAGGGTGTGGCAGGTGTAGTTGAAGACCTGGCGGGCGATGTCCAGCGCGACGTCCCAGGCGATCCCGCGCTCGTCGACCAGGATGCGGATGAGCTCGGGGATGGCGATGACCGGGTGGGTGTCGTTGAGCTGGAAGACCACCCGCTCGGGCAGCCGGCGCAGGTCGAAGTCGGCCGGCAGCACGTTGTCCAGGTAGTCGCGCAGCGAACAGGCGACGAAGAAGTACTGCTGCTGCAGGCGGAGCTCCTTGCCCTGGGGCGTGGAGTCCTCCGGGTACAGCACCTTGCTGATGTTCTCCGCGAATGCCTGCGCCCGCACGGCCTGCAGGTAGTCGCCGCTGTTGAAGACCTGGAGGTCGAAGGCCTGGGTGGCCCGCGCGCTCCACAGGCGCAACGCGTTCACGTTCTCTGTGCGATACCCGGGAACCATGTAGTTGTAGGGGATCCCGATGACCTCCCAGCCGTGCACCCACGTCGTGGCCACCGAGCCGTCGTCGCGGTGCTCGGTCTCGGTGTGGCCTGCGAACCGGACCTTGACCCCCATCTCGGGGTGCGGGAACTCCCACGGGGAGCCGTTGGTGAGCCAGGAATCGGGCTGCTCGACCTGGACGCCGTCCACGAAGGTCTGCCGGAAGATGCCGTACTCGTACCGGATGCCGTAGCCGACGGCCGGGATCTGCATGGTGGCCAGGGAGTCGATGAAGCAGGCGGCGAGACGGCCCAGGCCGCCGTTGCCCAGGCCCGGCTCCAGTTCGGCCTCGCGCAGGGTCGTGATGTCGATACCGAGCCGCTCCATGGACTGCTCGGCGATCTCGGTCAGACCGGAGGCGAGCAGGTTGTTGTCCAACTGGCGGCCGAGCAGGTACTCGGCGGACAGGTACACCACCGCCTTGGCCTTCGCCTTGCGCTGCACGTTCAGCGTCTCCAGCCAGCGCGACATCAGCTGCTGGCGCACCGTCCGGGCCAGCGCGAAGTACAGGTCGTTGGTGGTCGCCCGGGCGAGCACCACGCCCTGCCCGAACTGCAGGCGCTTGAGGAACTCGGTGGTGAACGTGTCGACGCTGTCGACGTCGGACGGCACGATGGCGGGGTACCTGGGTTCTGACACGGGAGCAGAGTAGCGACCCGGTGTTGTCGTGACGTTGGCCCCTGGCGCATTCCCGGCCCGGGCCCGCCGACCCCGGGGCCCACCCGCCGACCCCGTCCGGGACGGCCGTCACAGGCCCGTGACCTGCCCGAAACCCCCTCGTCGTCGAACCGTTGTGAACACGCTCACCTCCCGGGGCCGGCCGTGCTCCGCGCCGCGCCACGGCTGTTCGCTGCTGGTGAATTCACCCGGTGCGCACCGGAACAGGTGGCACGATGAAGAAGTCCCGTTCCTCCACCTCCACCGGTCCTCACGGCCGGTGGCGACGAATTCCCGGCCGGAAGTCCCCGACATCGGGGAAACCACGGTCTTGACGGCTACTGGGGAAGAACGAGCGCGATGCGGTCGTTGAACACCTCGGAAGTCGCCGCAGGACTCGAGCGCAGGCCGTGCCACCGCTGCGGCGGTGACCGACGATGGGAGATGTCATGACAGGAACTTTGGCCCAGCCCGTGCTGACCGCGGCGGACCGGTGCGATCGCTGCGGAGCGGCCGCGCAGGTGCGCGCCGTGCTGCCGACCGGCGGGGAGCTGCTCTTCTGCGGCCACCACGCCCGCGCCCACCAGGCGCGCCTCGAGGAGCTCGCCGCTCAGCTGCACCACTCCGAGAGCTGATCGCACCGATCACCGACCGATACCGCCGGCGCCCTGCGCCGGCCCGCCATCAGGGGCGGTCCGCCACGGCGGGCCGCCCCTGATGGTTTCTCCCGCCTCCCGCAGGCGCGGTACGGCATGATCGGGCGGTCGCCCCGTGGTCGCGGGTCGGCGGACCCACCCGTCCGGGGTGGGCGTGCGCCCGGAGGGGGTCCACCGTGAGCCGTCCCGGGATGCCGATCGCCGCGAGCGGGCGTCCATACATCCCCACCGCCGTCATGGCCCCCCGCGCCGATCCCGTCGGTGCGGCCCTGCTGCTGCTGGCCGGGTTCGCCGGCATCCTCCAGCTGGTGGCGCCCTGGCGCACCGCGACCTGGCCGCAGGTGGGAACGGGGCTCGGCACCGGCACGGGCTACGAGCTCTTCCAGAGCCTGCGGAACCTCCCCGACCCCGGGCTCACCCAGACCGCCGCCTCCTACGCGGTGCTCGCCGTCGGGGTCGGCGGCGGTGCGCTCGTGCTGCTGGGTCTGCTGCTGCTGACGCCGATGGACCATCGCCCGATGGGGACCGGGGCGCTGCTGGTGGCCGTCGTCGGCCTGATCGCCGGGTGTCTGCTCGTCCTGCGGTCGACCACCCTGTTCGGCATCAGCGCCGCGGGGATGTTCACCGGGGCCCAGGCCGGGTGGTACCTGTTCCTGGCCTGCGGGGTGCTCGGTCTGTTCGGTTCGGTGAAGGCGCTGGCCACCGGCTGACACCGGCAGGCACACCCCCGGACGACGACCCGGGGAACATCACGATGAGATGGCCGGCTCAGAGCAGCCCGAGCAGGTGGTCCCGCCGGCGTTCGAGCAGATCCGGCCCGGCCGCGGCGGAAGCCGGACCCGGCACCGAGCGGCGCAGCTGGGCGTGCACGGAGGCGTGCGGGCTGCCGGTCCGGGCGGCCACCCTGGACACCAGCTGGTTGACCTCCCGCCGCAACGCGGACGCGGCCCGCCAGCCGGCCACCTCGTCGTCGTGCTCGTGCGGCTCGTCCGGCCCGCCGAGCGCGTGCTCCCGGGCCGCGGCGTCCACCCGTTTGCGCAGATCACCGTCGCGGCGGGCCAGCAGGGCCGCCGTCTGCTCCGGGGTGAGCAGCCCGGGCAGTCCGAGGTAGGCCTCGTCCTGCTCGGTGACCGGGGCGGCCGCCCCGGTGTGCACGGCCACCCCGTACCCGATGCCCGACGGACCCGCCCCGGTCGGCTCCGGGGTCGCGGTCACGGCGCGGCCGGAGTGCAGCAGATGGGCGAACTCCGCCTGGGACTCCAGGCCCTCGACGATGTCGCGGATCCGTTCGGTCTCACCCTGCTCGGGCATGTCCAACGGGTCGACCAGCTCGCCGTCCGGGTCCTCGTCGGCCTTGGGCGGCGGCATCATGACGAAGTCGCGGTCCTGCTCGAGCTCCGCGGCCAGCGCCAGCAGCGGCCGCACGGCGGGCAGGAAGACGGTGGCCGACTCGTGTTCGCCCCGGGCCCGCACCACGCGACCGACGGCCTGGGCGAAGAACAGCGGGGTGCGGTAGCTGGTCAGCCAGGCCAGGCAGGCGGCCCGCGGGATGTCCACACCCTCGGAGATCATTCGGACGCACACCACGATGCGGGCGGTGGAGGTGCGGAACGACTCGATGCGCTTGGAGGCGGCCGGGTCGTCGGACAGGATCAGCACCGGCTTGGTCCCGGTGATCCGCCGGACCACGGTGGCGTAGGCGCGGGCGGCGTCCTGGTCGCTGGCCAGGATCAATCCGGCCGCGTCGGGCATGCCGTGCTCGCGCAGGTGGGTGATCCGCTCGTCCATGGCCGCGATGACGTGCGGGACCCAGCCGCCGGTCGGGTCCAGGGCCGTCTTCCAGGCCGCGGCCTCCACGGCCTTGGTGCCCGAGTCGGTGAGCGAGGCCGCGATCACCTCACCGGCACTGTTCCGCCACCGGGACACGCCCGTGTAGGCGGCGAAGACCACCGGTCGCACCACCCGGTCGGCCAGGGCCTGCCGGTAGCCGTAGGTGAAGTCGGCCAGCGAACGCAGCATGTCGCCGTCGGTGCGGTAGCCGACGAACGGGATCCGCTCCCCCGGCCGGGTCCGGAACGGGGTGCCGGTCAGGCTGAGCCGGCGGTGCACCTCGTCGAACGCCTCGGCGGTCGCCTCGCCCCAGGAGAGCCCGTCGCCGGCGTGGTGGATCTCGTCCAGGATGACCAGCGTCCGCCGGGTGCGGCACCGGGCCGCGTGGATCGCCGGACGCCCGGCGACCTGGGCGTAGGTGGTGACGTAGCCGTGCGCGCCGTCGGGCACCGGACCCTGGGCGTTGGTCATGCCCGGGTCCAGGACGAGGCCGATACCGCCGGCGGCGTCGGCCCACTGGGTGCGCAGGTGATCGGTCGGGCAGACCACCACCACCCGGTCCACGGTGCGCCGCTGCAGCAGCCGCGCCGCCACCGCGAGGGCGAAGGTGGTCTTGCCCGCACCGGGGGTGGCGGTGACGAGGAAGTCGCGGCGGGGCGGGGCGGGGATCGACCGACCGCCCGGCAGCTCGACGGCGGCGGGCGGATCGGCCGGGGCGTGCGCCGCGTCGTAGGCCTCCAGGGCGACCAGCTGCCAGGGCCGCAGACGGGACTCGTCGATGCCGATGCTGCGCAGCGGATGCGCGGAAGACCGGACGGCGGACCCCCCTGATGCCATGTGCCGCAATCCCCCTCGCCTGACGTAAGACCGCACGAAGACCCTCGCCACACCCGCCGCGGACGATGTCCGGCAGGGCGTCTCGAGGGCCTCGACGCCCGACCCTACCGGCCCGCGCGGCCCGTCCCCGGAGGCGTGCGGGCGCGGTCGGCGCGTCCTGCGGCCGCCTCTGCCGGGAGGCGGCGGGCAGCGCCCGTCCCGACCTGCGACGGCCCGTCCGGGCAGCCGGCCGGCGTCCCCGGACCAGTGGGACACCGGTCACCCGCGTGTCGCCGCGCACCCGACCGTCCGCGCCGTCCGGCGCACCGGATGGATCGTCGGGTGGATCGCCGGATGGATCGCACAGGGGGAACGCAAAGGGTGGATCACATTGTGGCGGCGGCGGTGGTGTCGCGTTCCCGTCGGAGCTCCCAGCGGGCATGCTCGTGGTCGTGACTCGTTCTGCCGATGAGCCCGACGCCCAGCCAACGGCCGTCGGCACCCGACCCACCCTCGATCCGGCCGTGCCGTCGACGGACGGGTCGACGGATGGCGACGCGTACTCCCCGGACTGGGGACGGGCGGGCGGTACGCCCGTCAGCCCCCCACGCGACGGGGAATGGCCCGTCCCCGGCGACCAGGCCGCACCCGCCCGCGGTCGACGCCCCGAACTGCTGACCCGCCGGCCCGGCATGGGCACCGATCGCGAACCGCTCGACCCCGGTGACGACTTCACCCTGCCGTGGCACCGCAACGGCACCGGCCCGGTCCCCACCCTGCACGGACCGGTCAAGCACCGGTGGCGCAAGGTCGCCGGGCGCACCCTGAGCAAGGCCTGGGGGGACTCGCTCTTCGGGATGAGCTCGCAGGCCGCGTTCTGGTGCGCCCTGTCCACCGCGCCCTTGCTGCTGGCCCTGCTCGGCCTGGTCGGGTACGTGCTGCACTGGTTCCCGGCCGGGACGATCGACCAGGTCCGCGACCAGATCTTCGTGTTCCTGAACCAGATCTTCGACCGGGAGGTCGCCGACAACCTGGTCGGCGACACGGTCAACACCATCCTGGACAACGGTCGCAGCGATGTCGTCTCGGTCGGTCTGGTCATCAGCCTGTGGGCCGGATCCTCGGCCATGTCGGCGTTCGTGGAGTCGATCACCATCGCCTACGGGCAGCACGAGGTGCGGCACCCGGTGGTGGAGCGGTTCTTCGCCCTCGGCCTCTACCTCGTCGCGCTGTTCGCCGGGATCCTGCTCCTGCCGCTCGTCGCGATCGGCCCGGAGTACCTGCCCCGGCTGTTCCCCCAGGACTGGCGGGACAACGTGGCCTCGATCGTCAACATCTCGTACTACCCGGTCCTGGCGATCAGCATGATCCTGCTGCTGACCACGCTGTACAAGGTCGCGCCGAAGCATCGGCACGCCTGGAAGCGGGGGCTGCCGGGGGCGTTCCTGGCCGCGGCGGTCTTCCTGGTGGCCAGCTTCGGACTGCGGCTCTACCTGTCGTACGTGTACTCGCACGGGCTGACCTACGGAGCGCTGGCCACCCCGATCACGTTCCTGCTCTTCTACTACTTCGCGTGCATGGCCATCGTCATCGGCGCGCAGTTCAACAACGCCCTGCTCGAGTTCTACCCGCCGCGGCGTTCCCGGCGGGAGCTCAAGCGCTGGCAGAAGTACCAGCCCGTCGAGCCGGCCCAGGCCTGAGCCGGGGCCGGCCCGGGGTCAGTCGCCCTGGGGCAGCGACTGGTAGATCTTCTTGCAGTCCGGGCACACCGGGGAGTCCGGCTTGGGCGACCGGGTGACCGGGAACTTCTCGCCGCACAGCGCGGTCACGTGCGTGCCCATCACCGCGGACTCGGCCATCTGCGCCTTGTCGACGTAGTGGAACATCTTCGGGGTGTCGTCGCCGGTCCGGTCGGTGGTCTGCGTGTCCGGCTTCTCGAGCACCTCGGTGCTGGTCATGGCTTCTCCCTCGGCTGTGCTGCCCCGGCTCGGGTCGAGTCCGGTGTGCTGTCGGGCCCGCACGCCGCGGTCCACGTGTGTGCAGGGTCTCCGGGATGCGGACGACTGGCGCCCGATCCGTCGTTCATGATGCCATCGCGACGCGATCGCCGACCCGGCCCGAGCCGGTCGGCCCCCACACATCCGCCGCACCCACCGCGATCACCGGCCCGCCGTCCCGCACCGCCCTCACCCCAGGAGTCGTCACCCGTGAGCCCCGCCCTGCACGTCCATCCCGAGGTCGCCGAGGCGCTGGCCACCGGCCGGGGCGTCGTCGCCCTGGAGTCCACCCTGTTGGCGCACGGGCTGCCGGAGGGGGACAACCGTCGGGTCGCCGACGAGCTGGAGGCCACGGTCCGGGCCGCGGGCGCCGTCCCCGCCACCATCGCGGTGTTCGACGGGGTGGCCCACATCGGCCTGGACGCCGACCGGCTCGACCGGCTGTGCACCCCGCCGGCCGACGGCGCCCTCCGCAAGCTCTCCGTCCGGGATCTCGGCCCCGCCGCCGGACTCGGCCTGTCCGGCGCGACCACCGTCGCCTCGACGGCGGCGCTGGCCCACCGGGTCGGCGTGGAGGTCTTCGCCACCGGCGGCCTGGGCGGGGTGCACCGGGTGTTCCCGGTGGGCTCCGGAGCGGCCTTCGACATCTCCGCCGATCTGGGCGTGCTGGCCCGCACCCCGATCGTCGTGGTCTGCGCCGGGGTGAAGTCGATCCTGGACGTGCCGAACACGCTGGAGTACCTGGAGACGCAGTCGGTGGCCGTGCTCGGCTACCGCACGGACGCGTTCCCCGGCTTCTACCTGGCCGACTCCGGTCAGGGCGTGCCGTGGCGGGTGGAGCAGCCGGGCGAGGTCGCCGCGATCCTGCGGGCCCAGCAGGAGCTGGGGGTGGCCTCCGCCGGTGTGGTGCTGGCCCAGCCGCTCCCGGTGGACCGCCAGCTCGATCCGACCCTGCACGACGCGACCCTGGCGCAGGGCATGGAGCTGCTGCGGTCCCGGGGCGTCGTCGGCAAGGACGTCACCCCGGCCCTGCTGGAGTTCTTCCACCACCACACCGGCGGCGAGAGCCTGCGGGCCAACATCGAGCTGGTGTCGGCCAATGCGGGGCTGGCCGGTCAGGTCGCCGTCGAGCTGGCGGCCACGCCCCGCGCCACCCCGTGACCGCGACCCGGCCCCACGTCACCGTGGTCGGCGACGTGGGGCTCGACGTGCTCGCCGTCCTGGGCGGCCCGGTCGCCGTCGGCCAGGACACCCGTGCCCGGATCACCTCGGTCCCCGGCGGCGCCGGCGGCAACACCGCCGCGTGGCTCGCCGACCACGATCTGGACGTCTCGCTGATCGCCCGGGTCGGCGACGACGAGGCGGGCCGGACGGCGACCACCGAACTCTCCGCGATGGGGGTGGACTGTCGCTTCGCCCGCGATCCGGAGCTGCCCACCTGCTGCGTCGTGGTCATCGTGACCCCCGACGGCGACCGGACCATGTTCGCCGACCGCGGCGCCAACTCCGCCTTCTGCGTCGACGACGTCGATCTGCCCGTCCTGGCCGCTCCGGGACATCTGCACGTCTCCGGCTACGTCCTGCTCGACGACGGGTCCCGGGCCGCCGGTCTGGCCGCCCTGGACCGGGCCCGGGCGGCCGGATGGACAACGTCGGTCGATCCGCAGGCCTCGGTGCACATCGCCGATCTGGGCGGGGCGGTGTTCCTGGACTGGATCCGTGGGGTGGACCTGCTGCTGCCCAACGACTCCGAGCTCGCCGCCCTCGGTGGTGCGGACGCGGCGCTGGCCGCGGTCGGCACGGTGGTGGTGACGCACGGCCGGGACGGGGCGTCCTGGCTGTCCCCGGACGAACGGATCAGCGTGGCCGCACCGCGCAGCCACGACTCGGACTCCACCGGGGCGGGCGATGCGTTCAACGCCGGACTGCTGTCCACCCGGCTGCGCGGGGGCAGCGCCCGGGAATCCCTGACGGCGGGAGTGGCCGCCGGCACCGCGGCGGCCCAGCACGTCGGCGCCCGCCCGCGCCGCCCCTGATCGCCCCCGGAACACCCCGCCCTGCCCCGGAGACAGCAGAAGGGCCGACCCCACGGGGTCGGCCCTTCGTGCGTGGGACACGTGCGCGCTCAGCGGTTGGCGGTGTCCCCGGTGGTGCCGTCGACGACGATGGCCGAGCTGAGCTGCTTGCGCTGTCCGGCCAGACCGCGCTCCGGATCGACGGTGGCGACCGGCGCGGGTGCCGGGTGCCGCTTGCGGGGCGCCCGGTCGTTGGCGATGAGCACCGCGCACCAGGGCAGCGGGATGGACACGGCGATGACCAGCACGGCCAGCCACGGGGTCTGGTAAAGCATGGCCGCGATGACCAGCAGCGGCACACGCAACGACATGGTGAGCAGGTAGCGCTTGCGGCGGCGCGCGAGCTGCTCGTCGTAGGACGCCTCGACCTCGGTGATCACCGTGGTCTCGGCGCGCCGCTCGGCCGCGCTCATCCGGAGCTTGCGGGCCTGCTTCGACGAGTGCGACGTCTCGTAGACGAAGCTGCCGTCGTCGGACCGGTAGGGGCCATCGGCACCCTGCTCCGGGCCGGAGGTGGAACGATCGTCCTGCGCTGCGGTCGACATTCCTGCCGGACCCCCGCTTCTGCGTTCTTCGTACTGGTGTCGGTGCGAGCCCGAACGGGCCGCATCGCTGTCATCGGACCGTCCTGACCTGCAACGGCCGATGAGTTCCACGCTACGCCGCAGCATGTCGCCACGAGCGGTCGCGGAGTGCCCCGGGCCGCGAGGAACATCACCTGTGCAGGTGCATCCGGTTCAGCCGCCCTGCTCGGCCTTCGCGGCTGCCTTGGCCGCCTTCTTGCTGGCCCGGACGCGGCCCAGCGATTCGTCGTCGACGACGTCGGCCACCGACCGGAAGCAGCCGTCCTCGCCGTACGCGCCGGCGGCCTCCCGCCAGCCGTCCGGGGTGACGCCGTACTGCTTCCCGAGCAGGGCGGTGAAGATGGCCGCCTTCTGCGCGCCGAACCCGGGCAGCAGGGCGATCCGTTCCCGGATCTCGGCCCCCGTCCCGGCATCGGCCCAGATCCGGGCGGCATCGCCGTCGTAGGTGTCGACCAGCACCCGGCAGACGGCCTGGACCCGCGCCGCCATCGAACCGGGGAAGCGGTGGACCGCCGGGCGCTGCGCGCACAGGGCGGCGAACTCGTCCGGGTCGGCGGCCGCGACGGCCGCCACGTCGAAGGTGCCCCCCATCCGCTCCGCGATCACGGCCGGCCCGGCGAAGGCCTTCTCCATGGTGATCTGCTGGTCGAGGACCATGCCGATGAGCAGGGCGTTCGGATCCGTGGACAGCAGGGCGTCGGCCCGCGGGTCGCCGGTGATCGTCAGGGCGTGGTCGCTCATGGGCCGAAGGGTGGCACACGCCGTCGACGACGGCACCCGGGTGGTTGACTCGCCCGGGGCACAGCCGGTCCGTCCGGCGCCCCGCCGATCCAGTCGCGAGACCCCAGGAGCACCGTGCCCGCATCACCACAGCCCACCCTCGACCTGTCCGACCAGCCGCTGTCCGACCCGGACGTCGTCGACCGGGTCGGCGCCGATCTGCGGGCCGCCGGGTTCGACTCCGACGGCGTCCCGGAGCTGCTCGGCGCGGGAGCCCATGCGGCGCTGGGCCGCGGCGAGCCGTTCCCGGCCCTGCGCGCCACCCGCGACGGCCCCCCGCTGGCCACCGCGGTCCGCCTGTTCCTGCTGGGGACGACCGAGCCGGAGTCGGCGGTGCGGGCGACGCTCCCGTCGGCCGACCTGGCCGCCCTGGTCGCCCAGGGCGTGCTGGAGCCCGATGCCGACGGGTTCCGGGCCGGCCTGGACATCCGGCCGCACGCGGACGAGGACGCCGAGTTCCTGGTGGTCTCCGACCTGGACTCCGACACCCGCCCCGGGCCGGTGCGGCGGGAGCACGTGCTGGGCATCGGCTCGGCGTCGGTCAGCCTGGCCCGCGCGGTGATCCGGCGACCGGTGGGCCGGGCCCTGGACCTGGGCACCGGGTGCGGCATCCAGGCTTTGCACACCGCGTCGCACGCGGGCTCGATCACCGCCACCGACGTCAGCCGGCGGGCGCTCGCCCTGGCCGGGGCCACCGCCCGGATCAACGGACAGCACTGGGATCTGCGCCGGGGCTCGCTGTTCGAGCCGGTGGCCGGTGAGCGGTTCGACCTGATCGTGTCGAACCCGCCGTTCGTGGTCGGCGACGGGCGGCAGGACTACGTCTACCGCGACTCCGGGGTGGCCGGCGACGGTCTGGGCGCCACCCTGGTCGGCGCCATGGCCGATCACCTGAACCCGGGTGGCACCGCCCAGCTGCTGGCCAACTGGATCGTCCGGGACGACGGCGACTGGCGGGAGCGGGTCGGTGACTGGGTGACGGGCAGCGGGCTGGACGCCTGGGTCGTGCAGCGGGAGCTGGCCGATCCGGCCGAGTACGTCAGCCTGTGGCTCAAGGACGCCGGCGAACGCGGTGGCCAGGCCGAGGCGGTCGCCACCGCCTGGCTCGACTGGTTCGCCGCCGAGCGGGTCACCGGGATCGGCATGGGGCTGATCACCCTGCAGCGCAACGACTCCGCGACCCCCCTGGTGACCCTGGACGAGATCACCGGGGCCGGTGAGGCGGTGACCGGACCGGAGGCGGACGCCTTCCTGGCCCGCCGCCGGTGGCTGGACCGGGCCGGTGACGCCGACCTGCTGGGCACGGCGTTCTCGGTGTCCCCCGGGACGATGCTCGAGCACCGGTCGATCCCCGGCAACGCCGGCTGGCAGCCGGTGCTGCGGTTGCTCCGCCGGCCGGGCGGGCCCGGGGCGACCCTGCAGGTGGACGAGTGGGGCGAGGCCCTGCTCGGCGGGTGCACGGGAACGGTCCCGCTGGCCCTCCAGCTGCAGGTGCTGGCCGCGGCGCACGGACTGGACGTCGCGGCCCTGGCCGGGGCCGTGCTGCCCGCCGTCCGGGTCGGTGTGCTGCGCGGTCTGCTGCACCCGGTGGACTCCCTCCCGGCCTGAGCGCCGGGGGCGGGTGGGACCGCCGTGCGGGGATGACAGCATCACCGCATGCGCGTCGTCCTCACCCGGGTCCTGTCCGCGTCGGTGTCCGTGGACGGCCAGGTGGTGGCCGAGCTGGCCGCCCCGGGGCTGCTGGCGCTCGTCGGCGTCACCGGCACGGACACCCCCACCGTCGCCCGCTCGGTCGCGACGAAGCTCCACGAGCTGCGCATCCTGCCCGGGGAGGCGTCAGCGGCCGCCGCGGGCGCCCCGATCCTCGTGGTGAGCCAGTTCACCCTCTACGGCCGGACGGACAAGGGCCGCCGCCCGGCCTGGGCGCAGGCCGCCCCCGGCCCGGTCGCCGAGCCGCTGGTCGACGAGGTCGTGGCCGAGCTGCGCCGCCGGGGCGCGACCGTGTCCACCGGGGTGTTCGGCGCGATGATGCAGGTCAGCAGTGTCAACGACGGGCCGATGACGATCCTGCTGGACGAGGACTGACCACCGGCCCTCGCCGGGGTCGGGGGGATCGCCCTGCCCCGGGCGGGGCCGGGCGGGGGAAATGCGGACCCGGCCGGGAAATGGTCACCCGATCCCGGCGGTCCCGTTCCCATGGGCTTCCC
Proteins encoded in this window:
- a CDS encoding class I SAM-dependent methyltransferase, whose protein sequence is MPASPQPTLDLSDQPLSDPDVVDRVGADLRAAGFDSDGVPELLGAGAHAALGRGEPFPALRATRDGPPLATAVRLFLLGTTEPESAVRATLPSADLAALVAQGVLEPDADGFRAGLDIRPHADEDAEFLVVSDLDSDTRPGPVRREHVLGIGSASVSLARAVIRRPVGRALDLGTGCGIQALHTASHAGSITATDVSRRALALAGATARINGQHWDLRRGSLFEPVAGERFDLIVSNPPFVVGDGRQDYVYRDSGVAGDGLGATLVGAMADHLNPGGTAQLLANWIVRDDGDWRERVGDWVTGSGLDAWVVQRELADPAEYVSLWLKDAGERGGQAEAVATAWLDWFAAERVTGIGMGLITLQRNDSATPLVTLDEITGAGEAVTGPEADAFLARRRWLDRAGDADLLGTAFSVSPGTMLEHRSIPGNAGWQPVLRLLRRPGGPGATLQVDEWGEALLGGCTGTVPLALQLQVLAAAHGLDVAALAGAVLPAVRVGVLRGLLHPVDSLPA
- the dtd gene encoding D-aminoacyl-tRNA deacylase, with translation MRVVLTRVLSASVSVDGQVVAELAAPGLLALVGVTGTDTPTVARSVATKLHELRILPGEASAAAAGAPILVVSQFTLYGRTDKGRRPAWAQAAPGPVAEPLVDEVVAELRRRGATVSTGVFGAMMQVSSVNDGPMTILLDED